A single region of the Brassica rapa cultivar Chiifu-401-42 chromosome A03, CAAS_Brap_v3.01, whole genome shotgun sequence genome encodes:
- the LOC103859775 gene encoding ras-related protein RABG3f, giving the protein MPSRRRTLLKVIILGDSGVGKTSLMNQYVNKKFSNQYKATIGADFLTKEVQFEDRLFTLQIWDTAGQERFQSLGVAFYRGADCCVLVYDVNSMKSFENLNTWREEFLIQASPSDPENFPFVLIGNKVDVDGGNSRVVSEKKAKAWCASKGNIPYFETSAKEGTNVEEAFQCIAKNALKTGEEEELYLPDTIDVGTSNQPRSSGCEC; this is encoded by the exons GGTGGGGAAAACCTCTTTGATGAACCA ATATGTTAATAAAAAGTTCAGCAACCAGTACAAGGCCACCATCGGCGCTGACTTCTTGACTAAGGAAGTCCAGTTTGAAGATCGTCTTTTCACTTTACAG ATATGGGATACAGCTGGACAGGAAAGGTTCCAGAGCCTTGGTGTAGCTTTCTACCGAGGTGCTGATTGCTGTGTGCTTGTATATGATGTCAACTCCATGAAATCATTTGAAAACCTCAACACCTGGCGAGAAGAGTTTCTCATCCAG GCGAGTCCATCTGATCCAGAGAATTTTCCCTTTGTTCTTATCGGAAACAAGGTGGACGTGGATGGTGGAAACAGCAGAGTG GTTTCAGAGAAGAAGGCTAAAGCTTGGTGTGCTTCAAAGGGAAACATTCCCTACTTTGAGACCTCTGCTAAGGAAGGCACCAATGTCGAGGAAGCTTTCCAGTGCATTGCCAAGAACGCTCTGAAGACCGGCGAAGAGGAAGAGCT atATTTGCCAGACACAATCGATGTGGGGACAAGCAATCAACCGAGATCTTCAGGGTGTGAATGCTAA
- the LOC103859776 gene encoding polyol transporter 5 — translation MTGFTPENQSVPSPAPATKHGDSTKHVPELGPQAKPKRNKYAFACAILASMTSILLGYDIGVMSGAMIYIKRDLKISDLQIGILAGILNIYSLLGSCAAGRTSDWIGRRYTIVLAGAIFFAGALLMGFAPNYAFLMFGRFVAGIGVGYALMIAPVYTAEVSPASSRGFLTSFPEVFINAGIMLGYVSNLAFSKFPLKLGWRFMLGIGAIPSVVLAIGVLAMPESPRWFVMQGRLGEAKRVLDKTSDSPAEASLRLEDIKEAAGIPADCHDDVVQVSRRNSHGEGVWKELLLRPTPAVRRVMIAAIGIHFFQQASGIDAVVLFSPRIFKTAGLETDHEQLLATVAVGIVKTSFILVATFLLDRVGRRPLLLTSVGGMVISLAVLGTSLTVIDQSDKKVMWAVVLSIATVMTYVATFSIGAGPITWVYSSEIFPLRLRSQGSSMGVVVNRVTSGVISMTFLPMSKGMTTGGAFYLFGGIATVAWVFFYTFLPETQGRMLEDMDELFSGFRWRDSKSNNKNSSSNPEVEIGLNKQ, via the exons ATGACAGGTTTCACGCCGGAAAACCAATCAGTCCCTTCGCCAGCACCGGCAACAAAACATGGGGATTCCACAAAACATGTACCGGAGTTAGGTCCGCAGGCTAAACCAAAGAGGAACAAGTATGCTTTCGCGTGTGCAATCTTAGCTTCCATGACTTCCATCCTCCTTGGTTATG ATATAGGAGTGATGAGTGGAGCAATGATTTATATCAAGAGAGATTTGAAGATTAGTGATCTTCAAATCGGTATCCTCGCCGGAATCCTCAACATTTATTCACTCCTTGGATCTTGTGCCGCCGGTAGAACATCTGATTGGATTGGTCGGCGTTACACAATCGTGTTGGCCGGAGCTATATTCTTCGCTGGAGCACTCCTCATGGGATTCGCACCTAACTACGCTTTTCTCATGTTCGGGAGGTTTGTCGCCGGTATAGGGGTTGGTTATGCCCTCATGATCGCACCTGTCTATACCGCCGAAGTCTCTCCGGCGTCTTCTCGGGGCTTCCTCACCTCTTTCCCTGag GTCTTCATCAACGCGGGAATAATGCTCGGCTACGTATCAAACCTCGCCTTCTCAAAGTTCCCTCTCAAGCTCGGCTGGCGATTCATGCTCGGCATCGGCGCCATACCTTCCGTCGTCCTCGCCATCGGCGTCCTCGCCATGCCCGAGTCACCGCGGTGGTTCGTCATGCAAGGCCGCCTCGGCGAAGCCAAACGCGTCCTCGACAAAACCTCCGACTCCCCCGCGGAAGCCTCCCTCCGCCTCGAAGACATCAAAGAAGCCGCCGGGATCCCCGCCGACTGCCACGACGACGTCGTCCAGGTCTCGAGGAGGAACAGCCACGGAGAAGGAGTGTGGAAAGAGCTCCTCCTCCGCCCCACTCCCGCCGTGCGCCGCGTCATGATCGCCGCCATCGGGATCCATTTCTTCCAGCAGGCTTCCGGCATCGACGCGGTGGTTCTCTTCTCGCCGAGGATCTTCAAAACCGCGGGGCTCGAAACGGATCACGAGCAGCTTCTCGCGACCGTAGCGGTAGGAATCGTAAAAACATCGTTCATATTAGTTGCTACTTTCTTACTAGACCGTGTCGGAAGACGACCGTTGCTTCTAACTAGTGTCGGAGGGATGGTTATCTCTCTAGCGGTGTTAGGGACCTCCCTGACGGTTATAGACCAGTCGGATAAGAAAGTGATGTGGGCCGTGGTGTTGAGCATCGCGACGGTGATGACTTACGTGGCCACGTTTTCTATAGGAGCTGGGCCTATCACGTGGGTTTACAGCTCGGAGATATTCCCGTTGCGGCTGAGGTCGCAGGGGTCAAGTATGGGTGTGGTGGTGAACAGGGTGACGAGCGGTGTGATCTCGATGACGTTTTTGCCGATGTCGAAAGGGATGACCACCGGAGGAGCGTTTTATTTGTTCGGTGGGATTGCGACGGTGGCTTGGGTGTTTTTCTATACTTTCTTGCCGGAGACGCAAGGGAGGATGCTTGAGGATATGGATGAGCTTTTTAGTGGGTTTAGGTGGAGAGACTCCAAGAGTAACAACAAGAACTCCAGTTCGAATCCTGAGGTTGAGATTGGATTAAACAAGCAGTGA